The following coding sequences lie in one Mucilaginibacter sp. KACC 22773 genomic window:
- a CDS encoding FecR family protein, with protein MTKELFLVILTNYLDGIATKEEEDFLHAYYNFFMSDVDVIALLDEKQKDRLKSSMKLNIDDYIDSEAKPVKKINIWPRIAVAASIILALSFGSYILLHKPPPQQMAHIQHNDIAPIGYKATLTLSGGRQIVLDAKHNGQLAQQKNMVISQATNGIITYSANQQNSPGDNSPVYNTMTTGGGQYSLQLSDGTRVWLNSASSITYPVAFTGKNREVKITGEVYFEVAHNKAKPFSVITHGQTVQVLGTHFNINAYDDEAQMKTTLLEGSIKISKADQAAMLTPGQQAQIGFESNTIKINSGADVEQAIAWKNGLFSYDQTDLREVMRQLARAYEVKIEYEGKIPTRTFTGKIHRNISVSEALDILKFTRINFRLEGKKIIVTP; from the coding sequence ATGACAAAAGAGCTGTTTTTAGTAATTCTTACTAACTATCTTGACGGCATTGCCACCAAAGAAGAAGAGGACTTCCTGCACGCCTATTACAACTTTTTTATGTCCGATGTGGATGTAATTGCTTTATTGGATGAAAAGCAAAAAGACCGGTTAAAATCATCGATGAAATTGAACATTGATGATTATATAGATTCAGAAGCAAAACCGGTTAAAAAAATAAATATCTGGCCACGAATTGCTGTAGCTGCATCCATCATTTTAGCACTATCTTTTGGGAGCTATATACTGTTGCATAAGCCGCCCCCTCAGCAAATGGCACATATTCAGCACAATGACATTGCGCCAATAGGTTATAAAGCAACACTTACCCTTTCCGGGGGCCGGCAGATAGTACTTGACGCGAAGCATAATGGTCAGCTGGCCCAACAAAAAAACATGGTAATTAGCCAGGCCACTAACGGAATTATTACTTACTCCGCAAACCAACAAAATAGCCCGGGCGACAATTCCCCCGTTTACAACACAATGACCACCGGTGGGGGCCAATATTCGCTCCAGTTATCTGATGGCACCAGGGTATGGCTAAATTCCGCTTCTTCCATAACTTATCCGGTTGCATTCACCGGCAAGAATAGGGAAGTAAAAATTACAGGCGAAGTGTATTTTGAAGTCGCCCATAATAAAGCTAAGCCGTTTTCTGTGATTACCCATGGCCAAACCGTCCAGGTGTTAGGCACGCACTTCAATATCAATGCATACGATGATGAAGCGCAAATGAAAACCACACTATTGGAGGGAAGTATCAAAATAAGTAAGGCCGATCAGGCTGCTATGCTTACACCAGGACAGCAAGCCCAAATCGGGTTTGAATCAAATACCATTAAAATAAACAGTGGTGCAGACGTAGAACAAGCCATTGCCTGGAAAAATGGATTATTTAGTTATGATCAGACCGACCTGAGAGAAGTTATGAGGCAGCTGGCGAGGGCATACGAAGTAAAAATTGAATATGAAGGAAAAATTCCAACGCGAACCTTTACCGGGAAAATCCATCGGAACATCAGCGTTTCGGAGGCGCTTGACATTTTAAAATTCACCAGAATCAACTTCAGGCTGGAGGGTAAGAAAATTATTGTTACCCCATAA
- a CDS encoding sugar-binding domain-containing protein → MKKTLVLFAVLCCGVVAFAQHTRISVSGTWAFKLDSLDKGIPEKWYIEKLPGKIVLPGTLDDAGAGKPVQTDTLKLNKLVMMHLSRKHEYTGAVWYQRTVSIPQNMQSARLTLERVIWKTDCWIDGHQAGTQESLIAPQVFDLGTLKAGVHQITLRVDNRKQHDISVNNFAHAYTDGTQIIWNGVIGKMEIVDQHPLAIDNVQLFPNLKSGSVEANINFVPGARDKKYYVRARLLKGPHVVEDTQNITVAVDSLWHSKLIIKVKNARGWDEFNPRLYGLKIDVTDRSGKVIDSRTERFGFRDLSSAKGQFRINGRQLFLRGTLECNIFPLEGHPPMNETGWLKLFKTAKQYGLNHIRFHSWCPPEAAFKVADSLGFYLHVELPLWSLTVGKDPGTLLYLKDEASRIIQNYGNHPSFCFWSMGNELEGDFNWLQGLVRELKAKDSRRLYTTTTFSFQKGHGKYPEPADDYFITQYTDKGWVRGQGIFNTNIPDFKTDYSTAIKNIPVPLVIHEVGQYSVYPDLNEIHKYKGVLEPMNFKAIRHDLRNKGMLDLAGPYLKASGNLAANLYKEEIERALKTSGVGGFQLLDLHDFPGQGTALVGLLNAFWDSKGIITPREFRRFCGPVVPLLRFDKATYTNDEAFSASVELANFSDKTLTDQLTWCITGEDRKALFNGKLNKKSIPVGNGQQIGTFSVNLNSISKAMPLDITLSLAHSPISNHWKIWVYPAVLPKPPKNVIFTTSADSALSWLKAGANVVLNPDTAAIKGVNGRFAPVFWSPVHFPDQPGSMGLLISPTHPALADFPTAYYSDWQWWDLVTSSKTMITDILPFQTHPIVRVIDNFFKNRNMADLLEFKVNGGKLIICSMDIHHNLTARPVARQLRYSLMKYAGSKNFAPKENLSSTDLIKFFK, encoded by the coding sequence ATGAAAAAAACATTAGTCTTATTTGCTGTACTATGTTGTGGTGTGGTAGCATTTGCACAACACACGCGGATTTCAGTTTCTGGCACATGGGCCTTTAAACTGGATTCCCTTGATAAAGGGATACCTGAAAAATGGTATATTGAGAAATTGCCGGGAAAAATCGTTCTACCAGGAACATTGGATGATGCCGGAGCCGGAAAACCGGTTCAGACAGATACGCTGAAACTTAACAAGCTGGTGATGATGCATTTGTCAAGGAAACATGAGTATACCGGCGCAGTGTGGTACCAACGTACAGTTTCGATCCCCCAAAACATGCAGTCGGCACGTCTGACGCTGGAACGTGTGATCTGGAAAACCGATTGCTGGATTGATGGACATCAGGCAGGCACCCAGGAAAGCCTGATAGCACCGCAGGTTTTCGATTTAGGTACGCTCAAGGCCGGTGTCCATCAGATTACTTTACGTGTGGATAACAGGAAACAACATGATATCAGCGTTAATAACTTTGCTCATGCATATACCGATGGCACACAAATCATATGGAACGGCGTAATCGGAAAAATGGAAATCGTCGACCAGCATCCTTTAGCCATCGATAATGTGCAGTTATTCCCCAACCTAAAATCCGGCTCTGTTGAAGCAAATATCAATTTTGTACCCGGGGCGAGAGATAAAAAGTATTACGTCAGAGCAAGATTATTAAAAGGGCCGCACGTTGTTGAGGATACACAGAATATCACCGTTGCCGTTGATAGTTTATGGCATTCAAAGCTCATCATCAAAGTTAAGAATGCCCGGGGCTGGGATGAATTTAATCCCCGGCTTTATGGTCTAAAAATCGATGTGACCGACAGATCCGGCAAGGTTATCGACAGCAGAACCGAACGATTTGGCTTCCGTGATCTATCTTCTGCGAAAGGGCAGTTCCGCATTAACGGCAGGCAGCTGTTTCTGAGGGGAACATTGGAGTGTAACATATTTCCGCTGGAAGGCCACCCGCCGATGAACGAAACCGGATGGTTGAAGCTATTTAAAACCGCAAAGCAATACGGATTAAATCACATCCGGTTTCATTCCTGGTGTCCGCCGGAAGCAGCCTTTAAAGTGGCCGATTCTCTTGGATTTTACCTGCATGTTGAACTACCCTTATGGAGCCTCACGGTTGGCAAAGATCCCGGAACGTTATTGTACCTTAAGGACGAAGCCTCCCGGATCATACAGAACTATGGAAATCACCCCTCGTTTTGTTTCTGGAGCATGGGCAATGAACTTGAAGGCGATTTTAACTGGCTTCAGGGTTTAGTAAGGGAACTGAAAGCTAAGGATAGCAGGCGTCTTTATACCACTACTACTTTTAGCTTTCAAAAAGGACACGGTAAATACCCGGAGCCGGCAGACGATTATTTTATTACTCAATATACGGATAAAGGCTGGGTACGGGGGCAGGGAATTTTCAATACGAACATCCCCGACTTTAAAACCGATTATAGCACCGCGATCAAAAATATCCCGGTACCACTCGTAATTCATGAAGTTGGCCAATATTCTGTTTATCCTGATCTGAATGAGATTCATAAATATAAAGGGGTGCTGGAACCTATGAATTTTAAAGCTATCCGGCATGATCTCCGCAATAAAGGAATGCTTGATCTGGCGGGTCCTTATCTAAAGGCCAGTGGCAACTTAGCAGCAAACCTTTATAAAGAAGAAATTGAGCGAGCCTTAAAAACCTCGGGCGTGGGTGGTTTTCAGTTACTCGACCTTCATGATTTTCCAGGGCAGGGAACTGCGCTTGTAGGTTTGCTAAATGCTTTCTGGGATAGTAAAGGCATTATAACACCACGAGAGTTCCGCCGGTTTTGCGGGCCTGTGGTTCCGTTGCTTAGGTTCGACAAAGCCACTTACACCAATGACGAGGCATTTTCAGCTTCGGTTGAGCTGGCGAATTTTTCTGATAAAACTTTAACAGATCAACTTACCTGGTGCATAACCGGTGAAGACAGAAAAGCCCTGTTTAATGGAAAATTGAATAAAAAATCAATCCCGGTTGGTAACGGACAGCAGATCGGTACATTCAGCGTCAATCTTAATTCGATATCCAAGGCGATGCCGCTGGATATCACCTTAAGCCTCGCTCATTCCCCTATCAGCAATCACTGGAAGATATGGGTTTATCCTGCTGTGTTACCGAAACCGCCAAAAAACGTCATCTTCACAACGTCAGCAGACAGTGCTTTAAGTTGGTTAAAAGCAGGGGCAAATGTTGTCCTGAACCCAGATACTGCAGCAATAAAAGGTGTTAATGGCCGCTTTGCGCCGGTCTTTTGGAGCCCCGTCCATTTTCCGGATCAGCCTGGAAGTATGGGCCTGTTGATTAGCCCAACCCACCCCGCCCTTGCCGATTTCCCTACAGCTTATTATAGTGACTGGCAGTGGTGGGATTTGGTAACCAGTTCAAAAACGATGATTACTGATATACTTCCCTTTCAAACCCATCCGATTGTGCGCGTAATAGATAATTTTTTTAAGAACAGGAATATGGCCGATCTATTGGAATTCAAAGTAAACGGTGGTAAACTTATCATATGCTCTATGGATATACATCATAATTTAACTGCGAGGCCGGTAGCGCGACAACTTAGGTATAGTTTGATGAAATATGCTGGTAGTAAAAATTTTGCGCCAAAAGAAAACCTTAGCAGTACGGATCTAATAAAATTCTTTAAATAG
- a CDS encoding RagB/SusD family nutrient uptake outer membrane protein yields MKKILIIVMILSVVGCKKALKEDPRGQVVGTQALSTVAGLNAALVGAYKPLSTTWINGFTTAAVVAVLMGSDDLTTHPASNKADLREFDQYHVSNLNGRMLNIWNGCYKSIQGSNNIINNYKSTTGDAAAINQILGEAYYLRALDYYWLVRLWGKIPLITSEVYSPEVLKVGTSAPAEIYKLIESDLLNAEKLMQNKKLDAGRASKGAASALLADVYLTEGGWPVNDNSKYALAAAKAKEVIDNKAAYSFDLVSDLGTLWQNTRLGTTTSEEVFAIHNCGTCNWFNSNALYGSSAMPGEENGWDDYFAEIKFFNDFPAGPRKDATFHTVIKKSDGTTIPWQSDAVKHPYYEKFRAPVEGSTDGSSATVQMMRYAHVLLIYAEAQARSGAANDQAYASINAVRARAGLAPLSGLSSTDFIKAVINERAWEFAGEYTRWFDITRLQLLTQVIANRDPSENAPIGTPQYYLPIPAGDLQLNPNLGN; encoded by the coding sequence ATGAAAAAGATTTTAATTATAGTAATGATCCTATCGGTGGTGGGCTGTAAAAAAGCGCTGAAAGAAGACCCCAGAGGCCAGGTAGTAGGTACACAGGCATTAAGTACGGTAGCCGGTTTAAATGCAGCATTGGTAGGCGCTTATAAACCATTATCAACCACCTGGATAAATGGATTTACTACGGCAGCAGTAGTTGCCGTGTTAATGGGGTCCGATGACCTCACTACTCACCCGGCCAGCAACAAGGCCGACCTGAGGGAATTTGATCAATATCATGTTTCCAATCTTAACGGCAGGATGCTTAATATCTGGAACGGGTGCTACAAATCAATACAAGGGTCCAATAACATCATCAACAATTATAAATCAACCACGGGCGATGCTGCCGCTATCAATCAAATCCTGGGCGAAGCTTATTATCTGCGTGCGCTTGATTATTACTGGCTTGTTAGGTTATGGGGAAAAATTCCGCTGATCACTTCAGAAGTTTACAGCCCCGAGGTTTTAAAAGTTGGAACCTCGGCCCCGGCAGAAATATATAAACTGATTGAAAGCGATTTGCTGAATGCCGAAAAACTGATGCAAAATAAAAAACTGGATGCAGGCAGGGCCTCAAAAGGCGCTGCGTCGGCGTTGCTTGCAGACGTTTACCTTACAGAGGGTGGCTGGCCTGTTAATGATAATTCAAAATATGCATTGGCTGCTGCTAAAGCGAAAGAAGTAATTGATAACAAGGCGGCCTACAGTTTTGATCTGGTATCCGACCTGGGCACATTATGGCAGAATACCCGGTTAGGGACAACAACATCAGAAGAGGTTTTTGCCATTCATAATTGCGGTACATGTAACTGGTTTAACTCAAATGCGCTTTATGGTTCGTCTGCAATGCCTGGCGAAGAAAACGGCTGGGATGATTATTTTGCAGAAATCAAATTTTTCAATGATTTTCCGGCCGGTCCCAGAAAGGATGCCACTTTCCACACGGTTATTAAAAAGTCTGATGGTACAACTATACCATGGCAGAGCGATGCAGTAAAACACCCTTATTATGAGAAGTTCAGAGCTCCTGTTGAGGGCAGTACCGACGGCTCAAGTGCAACTGTCCAAATGATGCGGTATGCACATGTTTTACTGATATATGCCGAGGCGCAAGCCAGGAGCGGTGCTGCTAATGACCAGGCTTACGCAAGTATTAACGCGGTACGTGCCCGCGCTGGTTTAGCTCCTTTGAGTGGTTTATCAAGTACAGATTTTATAAAAGCGGTAATTAACGAAAGGGCCTGGGAATTTGCCGGTGAATATACCAGGTGGTTTGATATAACGCGTTTGCAGCTGTTAACCCAGGTTATTGCTAACCGAGATCCCTCAGAAAACGCGCCAATTGGAACGCCACAATACTATTTGCCCATCCCGGCCGGCGACCTTCAGTTGAATCCGAACTTAGGAAATTAA
- a CDS encoding Crp/Fnr family transcriptional regulator encodes MHSKLLDYIRRYATLPLTSDEEALIIAAFHPKKLRKKQYFLEEGNVCKYVGFIVKGAMRQYSVDDKGVEHIVQLYIENYWASDRESAMMLTPSRYNIDAWEDTELLIATVADMLDLIEKVPSFGQMTRLMDQRSFIVSQRRLNSTISNTAEKRYEEFAANHPQFIQRFPQHLIASFLGITKETLSRIRKQASK; translated from the coding sequence ATGCACAGCAAGCTTTTAGACTACATCAGGCGATACGCTACATTGCCACTTACAAGTGATGAAGAAGCGTTAATTATAGCTGCTTTCCACCCCAAAAAGCTCAGAAAAAAGCAATACTTTTTGGAAGAAGGCAATGTGTGTAAATACGTTGGTTTTATTGTAAAAGGTGCTATGCGACAATATAGCGTAGATGACAAAGGGGTGGAGCATATTGTACAGTTATACATTGAAAATTATTGGGCAAGCGACCGTGAAAGTGCTATGATGCTTACACCATCAAGATATAATATCGATGCCTGGGAAGATACTGAACTACTCATTGCTACAGTAGCAGACATGTTGGATCTGATAGAAAAAGTACCTTCATTTGGACAAATGACAAGGTTAATGGACCAAAGAAGTTTCATTGTTTCTCAGCGAAGATTGAATTCTACCATTAGTAATACAGCAGAAAAACGCTATGAAGAATTTGCCGCTAATCACCCTCAATTTATTCAACGATTCCCCCAGCACCTCATTGCCTCTTTTTTGGGCATAACAAAAGAAACTTTAAGCAGAATCAGAAAACAAGCAAGTAAATAA
- a CDS encoding RNA polymerase sigma factor, translating to MSGYDGYTDKELLFLVRKSDRTAFTELYDRHWNSVYSQAFRKLNDADVAKDITQEVFIYLWTHRETNLIENLEAYLFSCVRNNIFRLLKKESRFICISDLILEARACCSEADALILQKELVKSYESLIKSMAPAQKLIYEMRFHEDLSTLEIAQQLNISRKTVQNQLTRALTLLRSSLASIAILIISHR from the coding sequence ATGTCCGGATATGATGGATATACTGATAAAGAATTGCTCTTTTTAGTTAGAAAAAGCGACAGAACGGCCTTTACTGAACTGTATGACAGGCATTGGAATAGTGTATATTCTCAGGCATTTAGAAAGCTAAACGATGCTGATGTTGCAAAAGACATTACCCAGGAAGTGTTTATCTATCTATGGACTCATCGGGAAACGAATCTTATAGAAAATCTTGAAGCTTATTTGTTTAGCTGTGTTCGTAATAATATATTCAGGTTGCTGAAAAAAGAGAGCCGGTTTATTTGCATTTCCGATTTAATCCTGGAGGCAAGGGCATGTTGTTCCGAAGCTGATGCACTGATATTACAAAAAGAATTGGTCAAATCCTACGAATCGCTGATTAAATCTATGGCACCGGCGCAGAAATTAATATATGAAATGCGCTTTCACGAAGATTTATCTACGCTTGAAATTGCCCAGCAACTCAATATTTCCAGAAAGACTGTACAAAATCAACTGACAAGAGCTTTAACCCTGCTCAGAAGTTCCCTGGCATCTATTGCCATTCTGATTATTTCGCATCGTTAA
- a CDS encoding TonB-dependent receptor has product MKLNTLKRGVPSLWLPHKLLLIMKLTMFILIIALAQVSAKGFGQKITLNEKNTSVKKVLHDIEQQSGYTFFYDSKDLPNTPITVQLKEATVEDAVKASLKNLPLTYKFVKNNIVLTRKEILQDNQPKTDILIKIDVSGKVVDSLGRPLSGATVTNKNANTHTGANANGEFAITANEGDKIEIAFIGYQSYTFVAKAKEPFVSITLHEILGKLNEVVVVGYGTQRKSDVTGSLSSLSSKDFKDQPVTRIDQALQGRVAGVQVVNNSGAPGGDVKIRVRGSNSILGDNNPLYVIDGFIGGDFNNLNPDDIANIEVLKDASSTAIYGSRGANGVVLITTKKGNAQKQEITLTPVFYSSKVIKKMDLMNAADFATTVNARNAALNISPFFTQAQIDNFKITGGTNWQDLVFRNAPGQEYKLGYSGGNAKTQFFISGDYLNQDGIVINSNFKRYALRSNINTQFSDKLSTRLNISAIRRETLNTGNQGTGGSVNQALAWAPTTPVRTAAGTYTIVDPLGSIRSNPVALANDAENIVDNSNITLNGGANYRFFKDLSLDVSFGVDYQNIQGKNYSGPSITNNIPNASRTSTELINLQNTNTLNYSHLFNNVHSLNVTAVFEQQKYTSTGFSANANNLTFANLGYDNLALSTTQSAGSAYSGSALISYLGRVNYAFKDKYLLTVSVRRDGSSKFQPANQESTFPSIALGWKLSEESFIKKLDLFDTFKIRGSWGLTGSQAINPYATLSTYLSDAFSAANSFNNTSVSSGIVLGNAANPFLKWETTQAEDVGLDLSLFNNRLNFTADAYVKNTRDLLLSLPLPAYAGGGNIISNVGKMKNSGLEFNIGGTPVQSGKFTWSSSFNITFQKNLVKSLGTIASVFSDKSVPNAGAGLSTQPEFIIKPGYALGSYWGLKYLGTWKPNEATEAAKYGNKPGDSHYQDLNGDNAINGSDFQIIGNGTPKQSLGWNNTFTYGDFSVNVFVQSLLGFSKLDYSYASSITANADAKQATNVGVLNRYQPGINETSNIPAFSSTNKDYFESSRFLENGNFVRLKNLNISYHLPKGTIKNVDLKLFIGATNLFTITKYKGFDPESTNAGSGSDVTQSIDFGSYPNSKTFNVGAVLKF; this is encoded by the coding sequence ATGAAATTAAATACTTTAAAACGTGGTGTGCCGTCCCTATGGCTGCCACATAAATTGCTATTGATTATGAAACTAACAATGTTCATCCTCATCATAGCCCTTGCACAGGTAAGTGCAAAAGGATTCGGACAGAAAATTACCCTGAATGAAAAAAACACTTCAGTCAAAAAGGTTTTACATGATATTGAACAACAAAGTGGCTATACTTTTTTTTATGACAGTAAGGATTTGCCCAATACACCAATAACTGTTCAGTTAAAGGAGGCAACGGTAGAAGATGCCGTGAAGGCGAGCTTAAAGAACCTGCCTTTAACCTATAAATTTGTTAAAAACAATATTGTATTAACCAGGAAAGAGATTTTACAGGATAATCAACCCAAAACGGATATTTTAATAAAAATAGATGTTTCGGGAAAGGTTGTAGATTCATTAGGCAGGCCGTTGAGTGGCGCTACAGTTACCAATAAAAATGCTAATACCCACACAGGAGCCAATGCAAATGGCGAATTTGCAATAACGGCGAATGAAGGGGATAAAATAGAGATTGCATTTATCGGATATCAATCTTATACATTCGTTGCAAAGGCTAAAGAACCATTTGTGAGCATTACCCTGCATGAAATTCTGGGCAAGCTTAACGAGGTAGTCGTTGTTGGCTATGGCACCCAGAGGAAGTCTGATGTAACAGGTTCTTTATCCAGCCTATCGTCAAAAGATTTTAAAGATCAACCGGTTACCCGTATCGACCAGGCCTTACAAGGCAGGGTTGCCGGGGTGCAGGTGGTTAACAACTCTGGTGCGCCCGGTGGCGATGTTAAGATCAGGGTGCGGGGTTCCAATTCTATACTTGGGGACAACAATCCGCTTTACGTTATCGACGGTTTTATAGGCGGTGATTTTAACAACCTGAATCCCGACGACATTGCTAATATTGAAGTTTTGAAAGATGCGTCAAGCACGGCAATTTATGGCAGCAGGGGTGCAAACGGAGTTGTTTTGATAACCACTAAAAAAGGAAACGCACAAAAACAGGAAATAACCCTTACCCCTGTTTTTTATTCATCAAAAGTTATTAAAAAAATGGATTTGATGAATGCGGCTGACTTTGCTACCACAGTAAACGCCCGAAATGCAGCCCTTAATATATCTCCTTTCTTTACCCAGGCACAAATAGATAATTTTAAAATCACCGGCGGAACTAATTGGCAGGATTTGGTTTTCAGGAATGCTCCCGGCCAGGAATATAAGTTAGGTTATTCGGGCGGCAACGCCAAAACACAATTCTTTATTTCGGGCGATTACCTCAACCAGGATGGTATTGTTATTAATTCAAACTTTAAGCGGTATGCCCTCAGATCCAACATTAACACACAATTTTCTGATAAATTAAGTACCCGGCTTAATATTTCGGCCATAAGAAGAGAAACACTGAACACGGGTAACCAGGGTACAGGCGGCTCGGTTAACCAGGCCTTGGCTTGGGCGCCAACTACACCTGTAAGGACCGCTGCAGGAACATATACCATTGTAGATCCGCTGGGTTCTATTCGTTCTAATCCGGTTGCTTTGGCAAATGACGCAGAAAACATTGTAGACAACTCCAATATAACTTTAAACGGGGGCGCAAATTACCGTTTTTTCAAAGACCTCTCGTTGGACGTAAGCTTTGGTGTAGATTATCAGAATATTCAAGGAAAAAACTATTCAGGACCAAGTATCACCAATAATATTCCAAACGCCAGCCGCACATCTACAGAATTAATTAATTTACAAAATACCAATACATTAAACTATTCGCACCTATTCAATAACGTGCATAGCCTAAATGTAACCGCGGTATTTGAGCAGCAGAAATATACATCAACAGGGTTTAGCGCCAATGCTAACAACCTTACATTTGCTAACCTGGGCTACGATAACCTTGCTTTATCCACTACACAATCGGCGGGGTCGGCCTATTCTGGGTCGGCTTTAATCTCTTATTTGGGCCGGGTAAACTATGCATTTAAAGACAAGTATCTGCTGACGGTTTCGGTAAGGAGAGACGGTTCTTCAAAATTTCAACCCGCCAACCAGGAAAGCACATTCCCATCAATAGCTTTGGGCTGGAAACTCTCCGAAGAGTCCTTTATCAAAAAACTGGACCTTTTTGATACATTCAAAATCAGGGGCAGTTGGGGCTTAACAGGAAGCCAGGCTATTAATCCTTATGCCACGCTTTCAACTTACCTCAGCGATGCCTTTTCGGCGGCCAACAGTTTCAACAACACTTCGGTTTCTTCGGGAATAGTACTTGGTAACGCAGCCAATCCCTTCCTGAAATGGGAGACCACGCAGGCAGAAGATGTGGGCTTAGATCTGTCATTGTTTAACAACAGGTTAAATTTTACAGCTGATGCCTATGTTAAAAATACCAGGGATTTACTTTTATCCCTTCCGTTGCCTGCTTATGCAGGAGGTGGAAACATCATTAGTAACGTAGGAAAAATGAAAAACAGCGGGCTCGAATTCAACATTGGCGGCACACCCGTACAATCGGGTAAGTTTACCTGGTCCAGCTCGTTTAACATAACGTTTCAAAAAAACCTTGTTAAAAGCTTAGGTACAATAGCCAGTGTATTTTCAGACAAAAGCGTACCAAACGCGGGAGCAGGCCTATCTACCCAACCTGAATTTATTATTAAACCTGGTTATGCACTTGGGTCATACTGGGGGCTGAAATATTTGGGAACATGGAAACCAAATGAAGCTACCGAAGCTGCAAAATATGGCAACAAGCCAGGGGATTCACACTACCAGGATTTAAACGGCGACAATGCCATAAACGGTAGTGATTTTCAGATTATAGGGAACGGCACGCCTAAACAATCGCTCGGCTGGAACAATACTTTTACTTATGGTGATTTCTCGGTAAATGTATTTGTACAGTCGTTATTGGGCTTTAGTAAACTTGATTACTCTTACGCCAGTTCTATAACCGCTAATGCAGATGCCAAGCAAGCTACTAATGTAGGCGTTTTAAACAGGTACCAGCCGGGTATCAATGAAACTTCAAATATACCGGCATTCAGTTCTACCAATAAAGACTATTTTGAATCGAGCCGTTTTCTTGAAAATGGAAATTTTGTGCGGCTGAAGAACCTGAACATTTCTTATCACCTGCCAAAAGGTACCATCAAAAATGTCGACTTGAAGCTATTTATAGGTGCAACTAACCTATTTACCATAACCAAATATAAAGGATTTGATCCGGAGTCAACCAACGCGGGTTCGGGCTCGGATGTTACCCAAAGCATTGATTTTGGTTCTTATCCTAATTCCAAGACATTTAACGTAGGTGCGGTATTGAAGTTTTAA
- a CDS encoding AraC family transcriptional regulator, whose protein sequence is MNYKKDGFDGQKAIGIPRSILNRFCLSNDIIKGSYITDIGYYPKAKFHFRKRTQGAEQNILIYCVEGTGIATIKSVRHTIVPGDFIIIPHSIAHSYETNEKTPWTIYWCHFKGEQADALVKWLYSKGQSYKYSVEFVQERITLFEQLYTYLEQGYSMENLTYINLLLLQFLSSFIYSDKYNTKLSEKNTDILEKSIFFMRNNLEKSLTLSELAASVNLSNSHYSAIFRKKTGFPPIEYFNHLKIQKACQYLQFTKLRINEIAFKVGIDDPFYFSRLFTKTMGYAPKEYRETRYSTK, encoded by the coding sequence ATGAATTATAAGAAAGACGGGTTCGACGGGCAAAAAGCCATTGGTATTCCCAGGTCGATTTTAAACAGGTTCTGCCTCTCCAATGATATTATTAAAGGCTCTTATATCACCGATATCGGCTATTATCCCAAAGCGAAATTTCATTTTCGAAAAAGAACCCAGGGGGCAGAACAAAATATTCTTATTTATTGTGTGGAGGGAACGGGAATAGCAACAATCAAATCTGTCAGGCATACTATTGTTCCGGGTGACTTTATTATCATTCCACACAGCATTGCTCATTCGTATGAAACGAACGAAAAAACACCCTGGACAATTTATTGGTGCCATTTTAAAGGCGAGCAGGCAGATGCTTTAGTAAAATGGCTTTATTCAAAAGGGCAAAGCTACAAATACAGTGTTGAATTTGTACAGGAGCGTATCACGCTATTTGAACAGCTTTACACCTATCTTGAACAGGGTTACAGCATGGAGAATCTGACTTACATTAATTTGTTGTTGCTGCAATTTTTAAGTTCATTTATTTACAGTGATAAATACAATACGAAGCTATCCGAAAAAAATACCGATATCCTTGAAAAATCTATATTTTTCATGCGGAACAATCTTGAAAAGTCACTGACGCTTTCAGAACTGGCAGCATCGGTTAACTTGTCTAATAGCCATTATTCAGCTATTTTCAGAAAAAAAACGGGGTTCCCGCCTATTGAATACTTTAATCATCTGAAAATTCAGAAAGCCTGTCAGTATTTACAGTTTACCAAACTGAGGATAAATGAAATTGCGTTTAAAGTTGGGATAGATGATCCATTTTATTTTTCGAGACTTTTTACCAAAACAATGGGATATGCTCCTAAAGAATATCGTGAAACAAGATATTCAACTAAATAA